The following are from one region of the Mycolicibacterium diernhoferi genome:
- a CDS encoding ABC transporter permease has translation MSSKRRPPALLLLAATAVVTVLLVPLVYLADRSLARGGSFVADELLRWSTAMLIGRSLLLVGVVTAACVTLGVGFAVLLSRTDLPGRRWWAVALTLPLAMPSYLLAFLWVSAIPSMNGFWGAALVLTLVSYPFVMLTTTAALARVDPAQEEVARSLGLGSVAVLFRVTLRQARAAIAAGALLVALYVLSDFGAVAAMRYEVFTWVIYGAYRSGFNPARAAVLSLVLMLFAVVLVVGERWARGLAASRVGTGVPRPAPRARLGRWRYPATVPAAAVLVLAVLVPGVALSNWLIAGGLRWDLDRWLDALTSTLWLSAVAAVVCTAAALPLGLLAARYRSPATRMLESAGYIAHGLPSIVVAISMVSVGILLLRPIYQREPLLILGYLVLFVPLAVGSVRSAIESSPPRLDEVAQSLGRSPAHVFVSVTARAAAPGIAAAAALVLLTCMKELPVTLLLHPTGVDTLATRLWGYSTVSNYAAAAPYAAALLVFAAIPTALLGFWTTRSTERRIDA, from the coding sequence GTGAGTTCCAAGCGCCGGCCACCGGCGCTCCTGCTGCTCGCCGCGACTGCAGTGGTCACGGTGTTGCTGGTACCACTGGTCTACCTGGCCGACCGGTCACTGGCGCGTGGCGGCTCGTTCGTCGCCGACGAGCTGCTGCGCTGGTCCACCGCGATGCTGATCGGCCGGTCGCTGCTGCTCGTCGGCGTGGTGACCGCCGCATGTGTGACGCTCGGCGTCGGGTTCGCAGTGCTGCTGTCACGCACCGACCTTCCGGGCCGGCGCTGGTGGGCCGTTGCGTTGACGCTTCCGCTGGCGATGCCGAGCTATCTGCTGGCCTTCCTGTGGGTGTCCGCGATCCCGTCGATGAACGGCTTCTGGGGCGCCGCGCTGGTCCTCACCCTGGTCAGCTACCCGTTCGTGATGCTGACGACGACGGCCGCGCTGGCCCGGGTCGATCCCGCGCAGGAGGAGGTGGCGCGCTCGCTCGGGTTGGGCAGCGTGGCGGTGCTGTTCCGGGTGACACTGCGCCAGGCACGAGCCGCCATCGCCGCCGGCGCCCTGCTGGTGGCGCTCTACGTGCTCAGCGACTTCGGTGCGGTGGCCGCGATGCGGTACGAGGTGTTCACCTGGGTCATCTACGGCGCCTACCGGTCGGGGTTCAATCCGGCCCGGGCCGCGGTACTGTCGCTGGTCCTGATGCTGTTCGCGGTGGTCCTGGTGGTGGGCGAACGATGGGCCCGCGGGTTGGCCGCCTCCCGGGTCGGAACGGGTGTGCCCCGACCGGCTCCGCGCGCCCGGCTCGGCAGGTGGCGGTACCCGGCCACCGTGCCGGCGGCCGCGGTGCTCGTCCTGGCGGTGCTGGTTCCCGGCGTGGCCCTGTCGAATTGGTTGATCGCCGGTGGACTGCGCTGGGATCTCGACCGGTGGTTGGACGCGCTGACGTCGACCCTGTGGCTGTCCGCGGTGGCGGCCGTGGTGTGCACCGCGGCCGCGCTGCCGCTGGGTCTGCTCGCCGCGCGGTACCGGTCGCCGGCCACCCGGATGCTGGAGAGCGCCGGCTATATCGCGCACGGACTGCCGTCCATCGTGGTGGCCATCTCCATGGTGTCGGTCGGGATCCTGCTGCTGCGCCCCATCTATCAACGCGAGCCGCTGCTCATCCTGGGCTACCTGGTGTTGTTCGTGCCGCTGGCGGTGGGGTCGGTGCGATCCGCCATCGAGTCCTCACCTCCGCGCCTCGATGAAGTCGCGCAGTCACTGGGCCGCAGCCCCGCGCACGTGTTCGTATCGGTGACCGCTCGCGCGGCGGCACCCGGAATCGCCGCTGCGGCAGCCCTTGTACTGCTGACCTGCATGAAGGAACTCCCGGTCACCCTGTTGCTGCACCCGACGGGTGTCGATACCCTCGCCACGCGACTGTGGGGATACAGCACGGTCAGCAACTACGCTGCGGCCGCCCCGTATGCCGCGGCACTGCTGGTCTTCGCCGCCATCCCGACGGCACTGCTCGGCTTCTGGACGACACGGTCCACCGAAAGGAGAATCGATGCCTGA
- a CDS encoding ABC transporter ATP-binding protein — MPDPVGVQIVDVTKSFGDTTVLAGITLDIAAGSVTAILGPSGCGKSTLLRILAGFEDPDAGTVRIAGSTVADRTGTVPAHRRRVGLMPQEGALFPHQDVAGNISFGLGRMAPAQRAAEVAHWLDVVGLQGFADARPHQLSGGQQQRVALARALAARPRVLLLDEPFASLDTGLRVRVREDITAILRKSGTTAILVTHDQAEALSLADQVAVLLDGRIAQYGAPVDLYRRPASLGVARFVGSTIEIDGQAEGGVVTSPVGTHPAAGAVPDGPVTVVIRPEQATCGPGAGDAANAVVIGHRFYGPQTVVRVRLVDGTAMELQEAGHSTTAVGESVRVQLHGKVLAFPQT, encoded by the coding sequence ATGCCTGACCCGGTCGGCGTCCAGATCGTCGATGTGACGAAGTCCTTCGGTGACACAACGGTTCTCGCCGGAATCACGCTCGACATCGCGGCCGGATCGGTCACCGCGATCCTCGGTCCGTCCGGCTGCGGGAAGTCGACACTGCTGCGCATTCTGGCCGGGTTCGAAGATCCCGACGCCGGAACCGTGCGCATCGCCGGAAGCACCGTCGCCGATCGGACCGGCACGGTGCCGGCCCACCGACGGCGGGTGGGCCTGATGCCGCAGGAAGGCGCGCTGTTCCCGCACCAGGATGTCGCCGGGAACATCTCCTTCGGGCTCGGCAGGATGGCGCCGGCGCAGCGGGCGGCCGAGGTCGCCCACTGGCTGGACGTCGTGGGCCTGCAGGGGTTCGCCGACGCCCGCCCCCATCAACTCTCCGGCGGGCAGCAACAACGGGTCGCACTGGCCCGTGCGCTGGCGGCCCGGCCACGGGTGCTGCTGCTCGACGAACCGTTCGCCTCCCTGGACACCGGCCTGCGAGTCCGGGTCCGGGAGGACATCACCGCCATCCTGCGGAAGTCGGGAACCACCGCGATCCTGGTGACCCACGACCAGGCCGAGGCGCTGTCGCTGGCCGATCAGGTGGCCGTCCTCCTCGACGGGAGGATCGCCCAGTACGGCGCCCCCGTCGACCTGTACCGCCGGCCCGCATCCCTCGGGGTGGCCCGATTCGTCGGCAGCACAATCGAGATCGACGGTCAGGCCGAAGGCGGTGTGGTCACCTCGCCGGTGGGAACCCACCCGGCGGCCGGTGCGGTCCCCGACGGCCCGGTGACGGTGGTGATCCGGCCGGAGCAGGCCACCTGCGGACCGGGCGCCGGCGATGCGGCGAACGCGGTGGTCATCGGTCACCGCTTCTACGGCCCGCAGACAGTGGTACGGGTCAGGCTCGTCGACGGCACCGCGATGGAATTGCAGGAGGCCGGCCACAGCACCACCGCGGTCGGCGAATCGGTGCGCGTCCAGCTCCACGGGAAGGTGCTGGCCTTCCCGCAGACCTGA
- a CDS encoding HD domain-containing protein, which yields MTDLLQEWLVLLARHTASPDAGAVGAAMLARWSEPHRRYHDTAHLQGVLDAVDALAEHADDPDAVRMAAWYHDAVYAGAPDDEENSALLAEADLRSLQVPAALVDEVARLVRLTVEHDPGPADRNGQVLSDADLAELAVAPEQYRRNTERVRAEYGHVSDEDFRAGRARVIAALLAAPALYRTAQGQRLWESAARENLTAELRTLNG from the coding sequence GTGACCGATCTGCTCCAGGAGTGGCTGGTGCTGCTTGCGCGCCACACCGCGTCACCGGATGCCGGTGCCGTGGGCGCCGCGATGCTGGCGCGCTGGTCCGAACCGCACCGCCGCTACCACGACACGGCGCATCTGCAGGGCGTACTGGATGCCGTCGACGCGCTCGCCGAACACGCGGATGACCCGGACGCGGTACGGATGGCCGCCTGGTACCACGACGCGGTGTACGCGGGCGCTCCCGACGACGAGGAGAACAGCGCGCTGCTCGCCGAAGCCGACCTGCGCTCGCTGCAGGTGCCGGCGGCGCTGGTGGACGAGGTCGCCCGGCTGGTCCGGCTGACCGTCGAGCACGATCCCGGTCCGGCCGACCGCAACGGCCAGGTGCTCTCGGATGCGGATCTGGCGGAGCTGGCGGTGGCTCCCGAGCAATACCGCCGAAATACCGAGCGAGTCCGTGCCGAGTACGGCCATGTGTCAGATGAGGACTTCCGCGCCGGCCGGGCCCGCGTCATCGCCGCGTTGCTGGCCGCACCGGCGCTCTACCGCACGGCGCAGGGGCAACGGCTGTGGGAGAGCGCCGCTCGGGAGAACCTGACGGCCGAGTTGCGCACCCTCAACGGCTGA
- a CDS encoding GtrA family protein codes for MADTPDYAPLSLRTQAARFIITGGLSAVVDFGLYVLLLALGLHVNLAKTLSFIAGTTTAYLINRRWTFQAPPSRARFVAVMVLYALTYAVQVGINYLFYLEFAGQPWQVPVAFVIAQGTATVINFVVQRAVIFRLK; via the coding sequence GTGGCCGACACCCCGGATTACGCTCCCCTGAGCCTGCGCACCCAGGCGGCGCGGTTCATCATCACCGGCGGGCTGTCGGCGGTCGTCGACTTCGGGTTGTACGTGCTGCTGCTCGCGCTCGGCCTGCACGTCAACCTCGCCAAGACGCTCAGTTTCATCGCCGGCACCACCACGGCGTATCTGATCAACCGGCGATGGACCTTCCAGGCGCCGCCCAGCCGGGCCCGGTTCGTCGCGGTGATGGTGCTCTACGCACTCACCTACGCCGTGCAGGTCGGCATCAATTACCTGTTCTACCTGGAGTTCGCCGGGCAGCCCTGGCAGGTCCCGGTCGCCTTCGTGATCGCCCAGGGCACCGCCACGGTCATCAACTTCGTGGTGCAGCGAGCGGTGATATTCCGGTTGAAGTGA
- a CDS encoding carboxymuconolactone decarboxylase family protein produces MTQTLQHPTAIDRLNIYKVSPELYDAMMKLSTASAKDIDPTLGELIKIRASQLNHCAFCLDMHVADARKNGETEQRLALLAAWEEAGDLFSERERAALELTEAITELHHGHVSDEVYAKAAAVFDERELAQVIAMAVTINAWNRFNVATRMPAPRR; encoded by the coding sequence ATGACGCAGACACTGCAACACCCGACCGCCATCGACCGCCTGAACATCTACAAGGTGTCGCCCGAGTTGTACGACGCGATGATGAAGCTGTCCACGGCCTCGGCCAAGGACATCGACCCGACCCTCGGCGAGCTCATCAAGATTCGCGCCTCGCAGCTCAACCACTGCGCGTTCTGCCTGGACATGCACGTCGCCGACGCGCGCAAGAACGGCGAGACCGAGCAGCGCCTGGCGCTCCTCGCGGCCTGGGAAGAGGCCGGGGACCTGTTCTCCGAGCGGGAGCGGGCCGCCCTGGAACTCACCGAGGCCATCACCGAACTGCACCACGGTCACGTGTCCGACGAGGTCTACGCCAAGGCCGCCGCGGTGTTCGACGAGCGTGAACTCGCGCAGGTGATCGCGATGGCCGTCACCATCAATGCCTGGAACCGGTTCAACGTCGCCACCCGGATGCCGGCACCACGGCGGTGA
- a CDS encoding iron ABC transporter substrate-binding protein: MAKARWIAGLGACAAALALTSCSSGSDSASEATSAGAEGEQKVLVYSGRSEDLVAPLLEQFTTDTGIQVEVRYAGSGELAAQILTEGDGSPADVFLSQDAGALGAVSKAGLFAPIDDTTLQAVPAAYSAEDGTWVGVSGRARTIVYNPELVPTPPDTIDALLDPQWQGQIAYAPSNASWQAFVTGLRVLRGDEGAEQWLRGFKAQNPRAYENNVQIRDAVDAGEIPMGLTNHYYMYELINSKGAENVSARLQFMAPGDAGGLINVAGVGVLKTAPDPAAAQEFAAYLVGRSAQQYFAAETAEFPLIDGIAVVGDVPPLADLQPPAVDLSQLDDIEATQQMLVDTGLLTG, encoded by the coding sequence ATGGCAAAGGCGCGATGGATCGCCGGGCTGGGAGCGTGCGCCGCGGCGCTGGCGCTCACCTCCTGTAGCTCCGGCTCCGATTCCGCATCCGAGGCGACATCGGCCGGCGCCGAGGGCGAACAGAAGGTGCTGGTCTACTCGGGACGCAGCGAGGATCTCGTGGCGCCGCTGCTCGAGCAGTTCACCACCGACACCGGAATCCAGGTCGAGGTCCGCTACGCCGGCTCGGGCGAGCTCGCCGCACAGATCCTCACCGAAGGTGACGGCTCCCCCGCCGACGTGTTCCTGTCCCAGGACGCCGGCGCGTTGGGCGCCGTCTCGAAGGCCGGGCTGTTCGCCCCGATCGACGACACGACACTGCAGGCCGTCCCGGCGGCCTACTCCGCAGAGGACGGCACCTGGGTCGGCGTGTCCGGCCGGGCCCGCACCATCGTCTACAACCCCGAGCTGGTCCCGACGCCGCCGGACACCATCGACGCGCTGCTCGACCCGCAGTGGCAGGGCCAGATCGCCTACGCCCCGAGCAACGCCTCCTGGCAGGCCTTCGTCACCGGGCTGCGGGTCCTTCGCGGCGACGAGGGCGCCGAACAGTGGCTGCGTGGTTTCAAGGCGCAGAACCCTCGGGCCTACGAGAACAACGTCCAGATCCGCGATGCGGTCGACGCCGGTGAGATCCCGATGGGCCTGACGAACCACTACTACATGTACGAGCTGATCAACAGCAAGGGCGCCGAAAACGTCTCCGCCCGACTGCAATTCATGGCCCCGGGCGATGCCGGCGGGCTGATCAACGTGGCGGGCGTCGGTGTCCTGAAGACAGCGCCCGATCCGGCCGCCGCCCAGGAGTTCGCGGCCTACCTCGTCGGCCGGTCCGCACAGCAGTACTTCGCGGCCGAGACCGCCGAGTTCCCGCTGATCGACGGCATCGCCGTGGTCGGCGATGTCCCGCCGCTCGCCGACCTGCAGCCGCCCGCGGTCGATCTGTCCCAGCTCGACGACATCGAGGCGACCCAGCAGATGCTGGTGGACACCGGCCTGCTCACCGGCTGA
- a CDS encoding FAD-binding oxidoreductase encodes MSTETGTTLPLTARTLTGFGRTAPSVAQVLSTPDVEVIADAVKRVADASKSDPAYLRRGIIARGLGRSYGDHACNGGGIVVDMTPLNHIHSISGDTAVADVDAGVSLDQLMKAALPFGLWVPVLPGTRQVTVGGAIGSDIHGKNHHSAGSFGNHVLSLDLLMADGQVRTLTPDGDTSELFWATIGGNGLTGIVIRARIAMTRTETAYFIADGVATADLDETIAVHTDGSEDAYTYSSAWFDLISPPPKLGRAAVSRGSLAKLDQLPAKLARNPLKFDAPQLLKVPDIFPVSAMNKLSFTAIGEVYYRLGGTYQGKIMNLSQFYHMLDLVSGWNNAYGPKGFAQHQFLVPPDALDEFKDIIRWIQTQGQYSALNVFKLFGPGNRAPLSFPMAGWNVAMDFPIKSGVNEFLNELDDRAMEFGGRVYTAKDSRVSAEKFHRMYPRIDEWIAVRRKADPHGVFASDMARRLELL; translated from the coding sequence ATGTCTACCGAAACTGGCACCACCCTGCCGCTGACCGCGCGCACCCTGACCGGCTTCGGCCGTACCGCGCCGAGCGTGGCCCAGGTGCTGTCGACACCCGATGTCGAGGTCATCGCCGACGCCGTCAAGCGTGTCGCCGACGCCTCCAAGAGTGATCCCGCATACCTCAGACGCGGCATCATCGCCCGCGGCCTCGGCCGTTCCTACGGCGACCATGCCTGCAACGGCGGCGGCATCGTCGTCGACATGACGCCGTTGAACCACATCCACTCGATCTCGGGTGACACCGCGGTCGCCGACGTGGACGCCGGGGTGAGCCTGGACCAGCTGATGAAGGCCGCCCTGCCGTTCGGGCTGTGGGTGCCGGTGCTGCCGGGCACCCGCCAGGTCACCGTGGGCGGAGCCATCGGCTCGGACATCCACGGCAAGAACCACCACAGCGCCGGCAGCTTCGGCAACCATGTGCTGTCGCTGGACCTGCTGATGGCCGACGGACAGGTGCGTACCCTCACCCCCGACGGCGACACCAGCGAGCTCTTCTGGGCCACCATCGGCGGCAACGGCCTGACCGGCATCGTGATCCGCGCCCGGATCGCGATGACCCGCACCGAGACCGCGTACTTCATCGCCGACGGCGTGGCCACCGCCGACCTGGACGAGACCATCGCCGTGCACACCGACGGCAGCGAGGACGCCTACACCTACTCCAGCGCGTGGTTCGACCTGATCAGCCCGCCGCCCAAACTGGGCCGGGCCGCCGTCAGCCGGGGCAGCCTGGCCAAGCTGGATCAGCTGCCCGCCAAGCTGGCCCGCAATCCGCTGAAATTCGATGCGCCGCAACTGTTGAAGGTGCCCGACATCTTCCCGGTCAGCGCGATGAACAAGCTGTCGTTCACCGCGATCGGCGAGGTGTACTACCGCCTGGGCGGGACGTATCAGGGCAAGATCATGAATCTGTCGCAGTTCTACCACATGCTGGATCTGGTCAGCGGGTGGAACAATGCTTATGGCCCAAAGGGTTTCGCGCAGCACCAGTTCCTGGTCCCGCCGGACGCGCTGGACGAGTTCAAGGACATCATCCGGTGGATCCAGACCCAGGGCCAGTACTCGGCGCTCAACGTCTTCAAGCTGTTCGGCCCCGGCAACCGGGCCCCGCTGAGCTTCCCGATGGCAGGCTGGAACGTCGCGATGGACTTCCCGATCAAGTCCGGTGTCAACGAATTCCTCAACGAACTCGACGATCGCGCCATGGAGTTCGGCGGCCGGGTGTACACCGCCAAGGACTCCCGGGTCAGCGCGGAGAAGTTCCACCGGATGTACCCGCGTATCGATGAGTGGATCGCGGTGCGCCGCAAGGCAGACCCGCACGGCGTCTTCGCCTCCGACATGGCCCGCCGTCTCGAACTCCTATAG
- a CDS encoding TMEM165/GDT1 family protein — MVSALLLSFAVIFVAELGDKTQLVAMTFALRYKWWVVLGAITAATTLVHVLSVAIGHYLGAALPGHLLGILAGAMFVFFGMWTLRGDSLSDDEKSRVERASGIAFFVVTSAFFLAELGDKTMLATITLAADNDWLGVWIGSTLGMVVADGLAIVVGAVAGKHLPERFIQIAAAALFLLFGVFMLLDNVFATAPFWVIALATAAILGLVAGGLRALPERFRPAVLRPVPAPADPAVTQA; from the coding sequence GTGGTCTCCGCGCTTCTGCTGAGCTTCGCCGTCATCTTCGTCGCCGAGCTCGGCGACAAGACACAGCTGGTGGCGATGACGTTCGCGCTGCGCTACAAGTGGTGGGTCGTGCTCGGCGCGATCACCGCGGCGACCACTCTGGTGCATGTGCTCTCGGTCGCCATCGGGCACTACCTGGGCGCCGCCCTGCCCGGGCATCTGCTGGGCATCCTGGCCGGCGCCATGTTCGTCTTCTTCGGGATGTGGACGCTGCGCGGGGACAGCCTCAGCGATGACGAGAAGAGCCGGGTGGAGCGCGCGTCCGGCATCGCGTTCTTCGTGGTGACCTCGGCCTTCTTCCTGGCCGAGCTCGGCGACAAGACGATGCTGGCGACCATCACGCTGGCCGCCGACAACGACTGGCTGGGGGTGTGGATCGGATCCACCCTCGGCATGGTGGTGGCCGACGGTCTCGCCATCGTGGTGGGCGCCGTGGCCGGTAAGCATCTGCCCGAGCGATTCATCCAAATCGCCGCGGCGGCGCTGTTCTTGCTGTTCGGTGTGTTCATGCTGCTGGACAACGTGTTCGCCACCGCGCCGTTCTGGGTCATCGCGCTGGCCACCGCGGCGATCCTCGGACTTGTCGCGGGCGGACTGCGCGCCCTGCCCGAGCGGTTCCGCCCGGCCGTGCTCAGGCCGGTCCCGGCTCCCGCCGATCCCGCGGTGACCCAGGCATGA
- a CDS encoding PLP-dependent aminotransferase family protein produces MTSWANSGSRDLHLDLGEVITPGLRGARNTLVDALRAAIRSGRLAPGAMLPPSRGLAADLGLARNTVAEAYAELVAEGWLASRQGAGTWVVNVRTAPLPARPRGSPGVPPHNLMPGSPDVSQFPRAAWLASTKRALASAPTEALRMGDPLGRIELREALTEYLGRVRGVRTRPDEIVICAGTRHGVEILGRALGGPIAVEAYGLFLFREALQSVGVATTPISVDEDGAVIAELDATEARAALLTPAHHFPHGVPLHPSRRTAVLDWAQRTDGYLLEDDYDGEFRYDRQPVGSVQGLDPDRVAYLGSASKSLSPVLRLGWMVLPAALIDRAVAALGGQQYYVNALTQLTMADFIANGSYDKHIRRMRVRYRRRRDALVRALEPFDVGIRGLSAGLHLQLTLPEGTEAEVLRRAGEAGIALSGLQILRHPDAGPDIPSPDGVVVSFGTPAEHAFGAAVDALCRVLEGLSR; encoded by the coding sequence GTGACTTCATGGGCCAATTCTGGGTCGCGGGATCTGCACCTCGACCTGGGTGAAGTCATCACCCCCGGTCTGCGCGGGGCCAGGAACACCCTGGTCGACGCCCTACGTGCGGCCATCCGGTCCGGCCGGTTGGCACCCGGGGCGATGCTGCCACCGTCCCGCGGCCTGGCTGCCGACCTGGGATTGGCCCGCAACACCGTGGCCGAGGCCTACGCCGAACTCGTCGCCGAGGGATGGCTGGCCTCCCGGCAGGGCGCGGGCACCTGGGTGGTCAACGTCCGGACCGCCCCGCTGCCGGCCCGCCCGCGCGGGAGCCCCGGCGTCCCGCCGCACAATCTGATGCCCGGTTCCCCGGACGTCTCGCAGTTCCCTCGCGCCGCCTGGCTGGCCTCGACCAAGCGGGCCCTGGCAAGCGCTCCCACCGAGGCATTGCGCATGGGGGATCCGTTGGGCCGCATCGAATTACGCGAAGCGCTCACCGAGTATCTGGGCCGGGTCCGCGGAGTGCGCACCCGCCCCGACGAGATCGTCATCTGCGCGGGCACCCGCCACGGTGTGGAGATCCTGGGCAGGGCGCTGGGCGGCCCGATCGCGGTGGAGGCCTATGGGCTGTTCCTGTTTCGGGAGGCCCTGCAGTCCGTCGGCGTGGCCACCACCCCCATCAGCGTCGACGAGGACGGTGCGGTGATCGCCGAGCTGGACGCCACCGAGGCGCGGGCGGCGTTGCTCACCCCCGCCCACCACTTCCCGCACGGTGTACCGCTGCATCCGAGCCGGCGTACCGCGGTCCTGGACTGGGCGCAGCGCACCGACGGCTACCTGCTGGAGGACGACTACGACGGCGAGTTCCGGTACGACCGCCAGCCGGTCGGCTCGGTGCAGGGCCTGGATCCCGACCGGGTCGCCTATCTCGGCTCGGCCAGCAAGAGCCTGTCACCGGTGCTGCGGCTGGGCTGGATGGTGCTGCCGGCGGCGCTGATCGACCGGGCCGTGGCCGCGCTGGGCGGTCAGCAGTACTACGTCAACGCCCTGACCCAGCTCACCATGGCCGACTTCATCGCAAATGGCAGCTACGACAAGCATATTCGGCGCATGCGGGTGCGCTACCGGCGCCGCCGGGATGCGCTCGTCCGGGCACTGGAACCGTTCGACGTCGGCATCCGCGGCCTGTCGGCGGGTCTGCACCTGCAGCTGACGCTGCCCGAGGGTACCGAGGCCGAGGTGTTGCGTCGCGCCGGGGAGGCCGGCATCGCGTTGTCCGGGCTGCAGATCCTGCGCCACCCCGACGCCGGCCCCGACATCCCGAGCCCCGACGGGGTGGTGGTCAGCTTCGGCACCCCGGCCGAGCACGCCTTCGGCGCGGCCGTCGACGCGCTGTGCCGCGTGCTCGAGGGCCTCAGCCGTTGA
- a CDS encoding HNH endonuclease signature motif containing protein: MFDSGSVAVKHLDAARDQLRAERRAVAAKILEAGNFALTRMTELGHAFEDLIVDDWELVAAELGVELGISRGRACTLITQGRNLIKDLPAFAEVFATGAVDLRVLRIILHRTALITDPDIMAVIDAQLAKAAPSWNALSDDRIAELVDWMIIDVDPEAVRRARQARQSRSIHVEPVGDGMVEIYGRVDAAKGAVFDQGLDALARTVCPDDPRTLDERRADAVEPLSLGATALSCLCGNDSCVAAGNEVPRGHLVIHALAEQGTLSGESERPALLPGYGTIPAEQVREMVPRAQLRPVPEAADLGGERGYQPSRKLTDFVRCRDLTCRWPGCNVAVERCDIDHTVPWPYGSTHPSNTKLYCRIHHLIKTFHCGPGGWTDQQHADGTITFTAPNGRTYTTTPGGQLFFPKLATPTATLVLPPDPPSSPHRELAAPKRARTRTQNRAYRIAHERALNRAHYDANPPPF; this comes from the coding sequence ATGTTCGATAGCGGGAGTGTGGCAGTCAAACACCTCGATGCCGCGCGGGATCAGTTGCGCGCCGAACGTCGGGCCGTGGCCGCGAAGATCTTGGAGGCGGGCAATTTCGCGTTGACGCGGATGACCGAACTGGGTCACGCGTTCGAGGATCTCATCGTCGATGACTGGGAACTGGTCGCCGCCGAACTCGGCGTCGAACTCGGGATCAGCCGGGGTCGGGCTTGCACGCTGATCACCCAGGGCCGCAACCTCATCAAAGACCTTCCGGCCTTTGCCGAGGTCTTCGCCACCGGCGCGGTCGATCTGCGGGTCCTGCGGATTATCCTGCACCGCACGGCGCTGATCACCGACCCGGACATCATGGCGGTCATCGACGCCCAACTCGCCAAAGCGGCTCCCTCGTGGAATGCCTTGTCCGACGATCGGATCGCCGAGTTGGTCGACTGGATGATCATCGATGTCGACCCCGAGGCGGTGCGCCGTGCCCGCCAAGCCCGCCAGTCCCGCAGCATCCATGTTGAGCCCGTCGGGGACGGGATGGTCGAGATCTACGGCCGCGTTGATGCGGCCAAGGGCGCGGTGTTCGATCAGGGTTTGGATGCGTTGGCGCGCACCGTGTGCCCCGATGACCCGCGCACCCTGGATGAGCGTCGCGCCGATGCCGTCGAGCCCCTGTCGCTGGGCGCCACCGCTCTGAGCTGTCTGTGCGGCAACGACAGCTGTGTTGCGGCCGGCAACGAGGTACCCAGGGGGCACCTCGTCATCCACGCACTCGCCGAGCAGGGGACCCTCAGCGGGGAGTCCGAGCGCCCGGCGTTGCTGCCCGGATACGGCACGATCCCGGCCGAGCAGGTCCGCGAGATGGTACCGCGCGCGCAGCTCCGCCCCGTGCCCGAAGCGGCCGATCTGGGCGGTGAACGCGGCTACCAGCCCTCCCGCAAGCTGACCGATTTCGTGCGCTGCCGGGATCTGACGTGTCGGTGGCCCGGTTGCAACGTCGCGGTCGAGCGCTGCGATATCGACCACACCGTGCCGTGGCCGTACGGGAGCACCCACCCGTCGAACACCAAGTTGTACTGCCGGATCCATCATCTGATCAAGACATTTCACTGCGGCCCCGGTGGTTGGACCGATCAGCAGCACGCCGACGGCACCATCACCTTCACCGCACCCAACGGGCGCACCTACACCACCACACCCGGCGGGCAATTGTTCTTCCCGAAGCTGGCCACCCCGACCGCGACGCTGGTGCTGCCACCGGATCCTCCGTCGAGTCCGCACCGTGAACTGGCCGCACCCAAACGGGCACGCACACGCACACAGAACCGGGCGTATCGAATAGCGCATGAACGCGCACTCAATCGCGCCCACTACGACGCGAACCCACCGCCGTTCTAG